The genomic window ATCCGCACCCAGCGTGATGAGATCCTTGAAGCCAAGGACGAGGTTGACGACCGCCGCCGCTTTATCGAAGCGGTGCTGTCGGGCGTTACCGCCGCCGTCATCGGTGTCGAGCAGGACCGGCGCATTGCGATCGTCAACAGTTCGGCCGAGACATTGATGGCGTTGTCGGCCGACGAGATGCTCGGCAAGCAACTGGCCGATATCGCGCCTGAAGTCGATCAGGTACTGACCGAAGCGGCGGCGCGCCATCGCGGCGATTTCCGCAAGCAGATTGCGCTGGTGCGCGGCGGTACGGTCAGGACGCTGAGCGTCCAGGTTACCCGCGAGGAAGTGCGGGATATGAGCGAATCCTACGTGATCACGCTCGACGACATTACCGATCTCGTCATCGCTCAGCGCTCGACCGCCTGGGGGGACGTCGCAAGGCGCATCGCCCATGAAATCAAGAACCCGCTGACGCCGATCCAGCTTTCCGCCGAGCGAGATCCAGCGCCGCTACGGCAAGCAGATCGACCAGGGGGACCGGGCCGTCTTCGACCAGTGCACGGACACCATCATCCGCCAGGTCGGCGATATCGGCCGCATGGTCGATGAATTCTCCGCCTTCGCCCGCATGCCCAAACCGACCAAGGAGCCGAGCGACCTGCGCGATATCCTGCGCGATGCGATCTTCTTGCGCGAGATGGGAAACCATCACGTCACCTTTGCGCAGGAATTCGGCGACCAGCCGCTGGAAGGCCTGTTTGACAGCCGCATGCTCGGCCAGGCTTTCGGCAATCTCATCAAGAATGCGGTGGAATCGCTCGAGGCCGTTCCGAGCGAAGAACGCGACGAACGCAAGGTTCTCGTGCGCGCAGCACTCGATACCGGCCGCGACCGCTTCACCGTCGATGTGATCGACAATGGCCGCGGCCTGCCGGTGGAAAACCGCCACAGCATTCTGGAACCCTATATGACGATGCGCGAGAAGGGCACGGGCCTCGGTCTCGCCATCGTCAAGAAGATCATCGAGGAACATGGCGGGCAGCTCGAGCTGCACGACGCGCCCGCCGATTTTGACCGGGGAAGAGGGGCCATGATCCGCGTGCATCTGCCACGCCGGGATCCGACGCCCGCCACCCCCTCAGCCAGTGACAAGGAAAGCGTTTATGGCCTCTGATATTCTCGTCGTCGATGACGAGCACGATATTCGCGAGATCGTTTCCGGCATCCTCTCGGACGAGGGCCATGAGACGCGCACGGCCCATGACAGCGACAGCGCGCTTGCGGCGATTTCCGATCGCGTGCCGCGGCTGATCTTCCTCGATATCTGGATGCAAGGCAGCAAGCTCGACGGTCTGTCGCTGCTCGACGAAATCAAGACCCGCCATCCTGATCTGCCTATCGTGATGATTTCTGGTCATGGCAACATCGAGACCGCTGTCTCGGCGATCAAGCGCGGCGCCTTCGATTTCATCGAGAAACCTTTCAAGGCCGACCGGCTGATCCTCATCGCCGAACGCGCGCTGGAAAATTCCAAGCTCAAGCGCGAGGTATCCGAGCTGAAGCGCCGCACCGGTGACGCACTGGAACTGATCGGCACCTCGGTTGCCGTTTCACAGCTGCGCCAGACGATCGAAAAGGTTTCTCCGACCAACAGCCGCATCATGATCCTCGGCGCGTCGGGCTCCGGCAAGGAGCTGGTGGCGCGGATGATCCACAAGAAGTCGAGCCGCGCCAACGGCCCCTTCGTCGCGCTGAATGCTGCCAATATTACGCCTGACCGCATGGAAGTCGCGCTCTTCGGCACCGAGGGTACGCCCGGCCAGGCGCGCAAGATCGGCGCGCTCGAGGAGGCTCATCGCGGCATCCTTTATCTCGACGAGGTCGGCGAGATGCCGCGCGAGACGCAGAATAAGATCCTGCGCGTGCTCGTCGATCAGCAGTTCGAACGGGTAGGCGGCTCCAAGCGCGTCAAGGTCGATGTCCGCATCATTTCCTCGACGGCCTATAATCTGGAAAGCCGCATTGCCGAAGGCTGGTTCCGTGAGGATCTCTATCATCGCCTCGCGGTCGTGCCGGTGCGCGTGCCGGCGCTTGCGGAGCGGCGGGAGGACATTCCCTTCCTCGTCGACCAGCTGATGCGCCAGATTTCCGAGCAGGCCGGCATTCGTCCGCGCCGCATCGGCGACGACGCCATGGCCGTGCTGCAGGCACACGATTGGCCGGGCAATATCCGCCAGTTGCGCAACAACATCGAGCGCTTGATGATTCTGGCCCGCACCGATGGGCCGGATGCGCCGATCACCGCCGACATGCTGCCGACCGACCTCGGCGACATGCTGCCAAAGGTTTCCGCCAAGAACGACTATCACATTATGACGCTGCCGCTGCGCGAAGCCCGCGAAATGTTCGAGAAGGATTATCTGATCGCACAGATCAACCGTTTCGGCGGCAATATCTCGCGCACCGCCGAATTCGTCGGCATGGAGCGTTCGGCGCTGCACCGCAAGCTGAAGTCGCTCGGCGTCTGATCCTGCTGGCGCGGGTGTGGTCGCGCCCCTCTCATTGCTCCCCGAAGATCAGGTTTCCCATGCCGAGAATTGCCTATGTGAACGGCCGCTACGTCAAGCATTCCGATGCGAGCGTGCATATCGAGGATCGCGGCTATCAGTTTGCCGATGGTGTCTACGAGGTCTGCGAGGTACGTCACGGCTTTATCGTCGACCTCACGCGCCATCTGAACCGTCTCGATCGCTCGCTCCGTGAGCTCAGAATCGCTTGGCCGATGGGCCGGGCGGCGCTGACGCAGGTCATTCGCGAGACGCTGCGCCGCAACCACGTTCGCAACGGGCTTTTCTATATGCAGGTGACACGCGGCGTCGCCCGACGCGATCATGTTTTCCCGGCCGAGGGAACGCCGTCGTCCCTTGTCATCACAGCCAAGAGCACCGACCCAAGGATCATCGCCGCCAAGAATGCCAATGGCATCAAGGCGATTACCGTTGCCGACAACCGTTGGGACCGCGTCGACATCAAATCTGTCGGTCTGTTGCCGAACGCCATGGCCCGCCAGCAGGCTAAGGAAGCCGGCGCCCAGGAGGCGATCTATGTCGACAGTGACGGGATGGTGAAGGAAGGGGCGGCGACCAATGTCTGGATCGTCGATTCGGAGGGAGCGCTGGTGACGCGGCCGGCCGAACACGGCATCCTGCGCGGCATTACCCGCACCACTTTGATGGATGTCGGCGCCAAGCTTGGCTTGAAGATCAAGGAGCGGAACTTCTCCGTTTCCGAAATGCTCGCGGCCCGCGAGGTCTTCCTGACCGCAGCCACAAGTATTTGTTTTCCGGTCGTTTCCGTCGATGGCCAGAGCATCGCCAACGGTCATCCGGGCAGCGTCTCGCAGAAAATCCGCGAAGCCTTTTTCGACGTTGCGGAAAAGATTGCGATTTGATACCAAGATTTGCTGGACTGGTGGAATGAGGGTGCCGCCGGTCTTGCATGGAGAGCTTGATTGATATTCTACCGGCCAGATCAGGCCGGCAATAAAGAAAGAAGCGGCGCGATGGCGGAACGTTCTCAGAATCTGCAGGACTTATTTCTCAATACTGTTCGCAAACAAAAGATTTCCCTGACAATCTTTCTGATCAACGGCGTGAAACTCACGGGTGTTGTTACGTCTTTCGACAATTTCTGTGTTCTTCTTCGCCGTGACGGCCACTCGCAGCTCGTGTATAAACATGCGATCTCGACGATCATGCCGGGCCAGCCCATGCAGATGTTCGAGAGCGAAGAAGCCGCGTCCTAACAGGATCAGCCGTCATTTCGACACGCGATACCAAGAACGATTCGATCATCCCTGAAGCCGCCAAGCATAGGGACGACATGCGCGCGACCGTCGTCGTGCCGGTTCTGAAATCGCGCAGTCGCGGCGGCCAGACCGAATCGGCGTCCACCCGTACGCCGGAAAGCCGGCTCGAGGAAGCGACGGGCCTTGCGCAGGCGATCGACCTTGATGTCGTCAACGGCCAGGTCGTCCCGGTCAACGATCCAAGGCCGGCGACACTGCTCGGCACCGGCAAGATCGAGGAGATCAAGGCGCTACTTGACGAGCGCGATTCCGGTCTCGTCATCGTCGATCAT from Rhizobium sp. Pop5 includes these protein-coding regions:
- a CDS encoding sigma-54 dependent transcriptional regulator — encoded protein: MASDILVVDDEHDIREIVSGILSDEGHETRTAHDSDSALAAISDRVPRLIFLDIWMQGSKLDGLSLLDEIKTRHPDLPIVMISGHGNIETAVSAIKRGAFDFIEKPFKADRLILIAERALENSKLKREVSELKRRTGDALELIGTSVAVSQLRQTIEKVSPTNSRIMILGASGSGKELVARMIHKKSSRANGPFVALNAANITPDRMEVALFGTEGTPGQARKIGALEEAHRGILYLDEVGEMPRETQNKILRVLVDQQFERVGGSKRVKVDVRIISSTAYNLESRIAEGWFREDLYHRLAVVPVRVPALAERREDIPFLVDQLMRQISEQAGIRPRRIGDDAMAVLQAHDWPGNIRQLRNNIERLMILARTDGPDAPITADMLPTDLGDMLPKVSAKNDYHIMTLPLREAREMFEKDYLIAQINRFGGNISRTAEFVGMERSALHRKLKSLGV
- a CDS encoding D-amino-acid transaminase, whose protein sequence is MPRIAYVNGRYVKHSDASVHIEDRGYQFADGVYEVCEVRHGFIVDLTRHLNRLDRSLRELRIAWPMGRAALTQVIRETLRRNHVRNGLFYMQVTRGVARRDHVFPAEGTPSSLVITAKSTDPRIIAAKNANGIKAITVADNRWDRVDIKSVGLLPNAMARQQAKEAGAQEAIYVDSDGMVKEGAATNVWIVDSEGALVTRPAEHGILRGITRTTLMDVGAKLGLKIKERNFSVSEMLAAREVFLTAATSICFPVVSVDGQSIANGHPGSVSQKIREAFFDVAEKIAI
- the hfq gene encoding RNA chaperone Hfq — encoded protein: MAERSQNLQDLFLNTVRKQKISLTIFLINGVKLTGVVTSFDNFCVLLRRDGHSQLVYKHAISTIMPGQPMQMFESEEAAS